Genomic segment of Sodaliphilus pleomorphus:
ATTCGGGTGTCACCATCCTTGTCCTCCTTCTCGTGGGCAACGAACACGATGTTCTTGCCCATCATAGTTACTCGTTTCAGGAACTCAACGAACATCACCTTACGGGCGCCATAGCCTTTCAGCGCAAGTGAGCCATCACGCATCTTCATCTTGCTGTCGTTGCGCATGATGTAATCAGACATAAAGTCGAGCATCTTGCCGGCTGTGTCAATGACAATCGTTTGGAACGAAATATCACCACTGGCAAGTTCGTCAAGCGCATCAGTCACTTGTTCCCAGTTCTGTACTTGCAGGGTAGGACACTGGAAAGCTTTGTTCACTCGGTTGACTCCGCCATCGAAGTCAAACATCACAGGGTCGGGCGCAGAGAGCGCAAGGGTAGACTTTCCCATACCGGGCTGACCATAGATGAGCATCTTAATAGTCGAGTTAGTCTCCAACTCATTTGGTTTCTTAAATAAACTCATTGCTCTTTGATTTAAGAGGTTAAACAAAATATATCATTCTTATCGGCATACTTGACGAACTCGGCCTTCTCGTGAATACCAAGTTTCGCATACACCGATTTGATATGATTCTTGATTGTGTGAGGTGACAAGAACAACCGCTCCGCAATCTCCTCATTCGAAAGTCCATCATAGACAAGTCGCATAACCCGCAATTCTGCTTCCGATAGCTTTGAGTTGAATTTCGGGCAGCAAATAACTCCTTCGTGCTTGCACTCACCACGAAGTGGGCATGACACTCGCTCCATGTTGAATGTGCCGTTGGCGAGGTCGATTTTAGTGTTATCCAGTTTGCCGAGGTTGCACTTGCAAAACCTGCGCACCATAAGGAACTGGTAATACTTCCCATTAGTCGCACTCCTCGAATACTCCTCTTGAAGTGACGCATACGCAGCAGGGTACATTTCGCTGATTGACGATAGTAGACCAGCAATAATGTCCGTGTCGTTCTCTGTCAACTTGCAGTTGCGGCCATCAGTAGTGATATACCACAACTCATCGTCGTAGATGTAAAATTCAAGCTTCATCCCACAAGTCATCAACAGGAATACCAGTAATCTCGGACAATATCTCGCAATGTT
This window contains:
- a CDS encoding helix-turn-helix transcriptional regulator, with amino-acid sequence MTCGMKLEFYIYDDELWYITTDGRNCKLTENDTDIIAGLLSSISEMYPAAYASLQEEYSRSATNGKYYQFLMVRRFCKCNLGKLDNTKIDLANGTFNMERVSCPLRGECKHEGVICCPKFNSKLSEAELRVMRLVYDGLSNEEIAERLFLSPHTIKNHIKSVYAKLGIHEKAEFVKYADKNDIFCLTS